The following nucleotide sequence is from Sulfolobales archaeon.
AATTACTTTGACCTTATCTAAGTTCCTTTCAAGCCAATCAGGCTCTACAATTGGAGACTCATGTATGCTTGACATTTTCTAATATCACCAGATATTATTTACTAGAAGGTTAATAAATACATATTCTCAGTAATTTTATTTATTCGAAAATAAAATGATCTTTGCTTCACTGAGATCTACCAAGAATCTTTAGCTTATAAGTCCTAGAAACACTATATCATATGATATAAAATGCCTGGTAAGAAGGCACCTTCAGGGCTATACGCTGCTAGAAAGCTGGAAAGAAAGAGGCTTAAGTTTAGATGGAGTCAGAGGGACTTCAGAGTTAGAATGCTAAGACTTAAAGAGAAATACGATCCTCTTGAGGGGGCTCCAATGGCTAGGGGTATAGTACTTGAAAAGGTTGGTATCGAATCCAGACAGCCTAATTCAGCCCTGAGGAAATGTGTTAGGGTGCAGTTGGTTAAAAACGGTAAGGTTGTAACAGCATTCGTTCCAAAGGATGGGGGTATCACGTTTATAGATGAGCATGACGAGGTAATTATAGCTGGGATCGGTGGCACCAGGGGTAAATCCATGGGAGATCTTCCAGGTGTTAAGTATAAAGTTATAATGGTTAATGGGGTTTCCTTAGACGCCCTTTTAAAGGGTAAAAAGCAGAAGCCCACAAGATAAGCTGTGGCCGGAAAACCAATTGATCTAGTCACTAACTGTGGAACCCTTATTATGGTGATTATGCTCTAAAATAAGGGGTTGATCTATATTTGCTTCCCCCGATTTATAGCTTTTTTACTATGCACTAGAAAAGTGGTAACAATATGTCTATTTAACAGCTAAACATCTTCCTCCAAGCTTTTCTCATTTGCCTCCTGCCTGTCCACTAGATCTTTGGAAACATATATAGGGCTTCCTATTAAATATGCTAGAAATATTGCGTGGCTAGGTATCATTCTCTTTACAAATGTGAATCCAGATCCCTTTATATATACCTTAGCTGTATAGAGATGCGTCTCTTCACTTACCTCGTCAACAACAACCTTCTCTATCCTATTCCTCAAGACCTCCAGCTCACTGAATATTGTGAGAAGTTCGAAAAGCGTCTCTCTATTATTCTCTATCCCATGCCCCTTTAACTTATTCATAGCAAGTACAATCTCTATCGGAACTAGATAGAGGTTGAAGAGCCTGCCATCCTCTAGAGTGCATTGAAGAACCGTATATGGGTTGAAGCCCTCAGCATAGCTTACATATGCATCTACATCAACCACCTTTAATAGCTCATCCGTCAATGGGGCACCTCTATAGATGATGCCGTGGGGAGGTTAATAAGGTAGATGGTGCGTTAATATAATGCCTATACCGAGGAGCGACTCTCTTTAGAATTTTATCTTATAGCTATATAGCTGTCTTTTTAAAATTAAGGGTAAGCTGGGTGGGCTAGAAGTGCTTTAATGGTATCTGTATAGTGGCCCTTGTGATGCCCAGTAATTATGGATCAAAAAGTATTTAGGAATAGGTACTATTAATTTTTGATCTTATATTTATTTTTGGCTAAGAGCTACTGTTGTCAATTGTAATTGCGAATTCTAGCTCTTCTCCAGCCTCTTACCTTCTACAACTACCATTGTAAGTGTTGATTTGACCTTAGGCAGCTTCCTAATACTTGTTGTGACGATTGTTTTAAGAGACTCTATATCGGGAGCTCTTATCTTTGCTACTACATCATATACTCCATAGACTACATATGCTTCTTCAACCCCCTCGACCTCCATTAAGGCTTTTAAAACATCGCTTTCTCCACCAACTTCTGTGTTTATAAGCACAAATGCCTCTGCCATCTTTAACACCTCTACCTAATATTTATACAGCCTTATATACCTATATTTCAGATCTTAGATGGTATATTCATTGGTAAAACCTAGAGGGAGCATTTATATTATTTATACCGATTGTGGTGCATACTACCATCAATAGCTCCTCTATGTTGATTGCCTTTGATGCTGAGATCCAGGAGAATTTATGGGGTTTGAAGCCTCTGGATTCCATAGCTCCTCTAACTAGATCCTCGATCTCTTTCCTTCTATCTATCCCTTCTAATAGATCTATTTTGTTGAAGGCTATAACCATGGGCTTATCAACAACACCGATCTTTTCTAGAAGATCTAGCGCTGTATCTACCTTTTCCAGCATCTCCTCAGGCGGATCTAAAGCATCTATAACGAAGATAAGCGAATCTGCATATCTAATCTCAGAGATCACGGCATGGAATACCTCTATAAGCTCGCTAGGCATTTTCCTTATAAATCCTATTGTATCTGTGAATATGATCCTTCCACATGGTGTATCTCCACCCCCGCTCTTAGGTGAAAGGGTTTTGAAGGGCATGGGCCCTGTGGGCTTTCTATCCCCAGTTAGCCTGTTATAAAGGGTTGTCTTGCCCGCGCATGTGTAGCCTATTATAGCTACATGTGGATATCCCTTCTTAGTCCTTGAGAGGACGAGCCTCTCCCTCCTAGCCTTTATAGCTGCGAGCTCCCTAGAGATCCTAACCTCTTTCATCCTCAAAGCCCTTAAAAGGCTCTCATACCCATAAGCACCTGGCCCCATAAAGCCTACTTGCTCACCCAGCTTTGTCATTCTAATGTACTCCTTAACAACCGGGATCATATGCTTTGAGTGGGAGAGCTCTATCTGGAGCTTAGCCTCCTTAGTACCAGCGTGGATCTCGAAGATCTTTAAGAGGAGGAGCACTAAATCCCAAACATCACATCCAAGATCCTTTGATAAGTTATAGAACTGCCAGGGCTTTAGCTTATCATAAACCACTATTAGATCTGGTTTCTCTCCATTTGAAATCATCTTCTTAACAATCTCCTCCTGAATATAGTATCTATGATTAGGCCTTCTAACAAACAGAGGCTCTACACTATCTATACCCAGTGTTTTCACAAGTGATACAGCTTCATCTAGGTATTTACGCTCGTCTCTCCTTATAGCTAGAATAACCTTTCTATATCTACCCGCATCCAGGCTCTGCATCCACCACATTAAATATACATTAAGCCCTATTTAACGATACCAGATTGTGGTTAGAGAGGATGGTTAAAAAGAAATATGGGGATAGCTCATGCATAGAGTTGGGCTAGTCTTATCATCTCTTAGGCTCTTTAACTATGGTTCTAGCCTGTTCTCTAAAGTAGTTTAGGAGATAGTAGGGGCCACCAACACCTCTTCCAGTAGCTCCGCTAGCTTTCCACCCAACGAATGTCTGTGCACCTGGCCAAGCACCTGTTGTAGAGCCTCCCCTTCTATTAGCATATGTAACGCCGAACTCTATCTTTCTGAAGAATAGCTCATATTCGCTCTCATCCTCAGTGAAGATCCCTGCTGTTAGCCCATATTCTGTGTTGTTAGCCTTCTCAATAGCCTCCTCCAAGGTATCGAATTCAGAGACTAAGAGTATTGGTAGGAAGAGCTCTTGCTTCCAGAGATAGTGATCCTCAGGAACACCGATGATTACAGTTGGCTCTACATAGAATCCCCTCGCATAGAACCCCTCTTCGAGAACCCTTCCCCCAACTAGGATTTTGCCACCTGCTTTTACGGCATCCTCTATATATTTTCTGTAGTTCTCAACAGCCCTTCTATTTATCACAGGGCCTAGGAAAACCTCTCTCCTCCTAGGATCTCCCACCACTACCTTCTTAACCCTTTCAACTAGTTTCGCTATGAACTCATCCCTTATCCTTCTATCTACATATAGCCTTGATGTTGCACTACACTTCTGCCCCCCATATCCGAATGCAGCCCTCACAGTACCTTCAACAGCTTTATCGAGATCTGCTTTAGCAGTAACTATAGTTGGGTTCTTACTCCCCATCTCAAGCACTATTGGCTTTGGATATGGCTGCTCCGAGGTGAATCTCCTATATAGCCTCATACCAACATCTCTAGAACCTGTGAATGCTATTCCAGCAACTAGTCTATGGGATACAAATACATCCTCGAACTCCTCACCAGGGCCTGTAACTAGGTTAAGCACTCCTGGTGGGATTCCACCATCCATATATATTTTATATAGTAATGTAGCTGTTAGAGGTGCCTCACTAGTAGGCTTCCAAACAACTGTGTTGCCTGTGAGGAGGGCTCCCAGCATCATTCCATTTGCAAGCATTAATGGGAAGTTAAAGGGCGATATAACTACCCACACGCCATAGGGTCTAGCAACGCTCCAGGTCTCCTCTCCAGGCGCTCCAGGCATCATCTTCTTTATATATCCATTCTCCCTCTCCATTAGATCGGTATAGTATCTTATCGCATCTATAGCCTCGTGAACCTCGGCTAGGGCTTCGAGCCTGTTTTTACCAACCTCATATGTTATTGCTGCTGCAAGCTCGAATCTCCTGGCCTCAATTATATCAGCTATCTTCCTAAAGATTCTCACCCTATCTCTCCAATTACTCTCTCCCCACTCCTTGAAGGCTTCATAAGCTGCCTTTAGAGCCTCAACAGCGTGATCCCTAGAACCCCTCTGGAACCTCCCAATAAGGATACTAGTATCTATTGGGCTCCTCTTCTCAAACTCCTTATCACTATAGACCTCCTTACCAGCTATATACATCGAATATCTCTTACCCAGAAGCTCCTTCTCAACGGTGGAGAGGGTCTCCTCATACTTAGGATGTATCGATTCATCTGCTAAGAGGGTTACATATGTTATTTTATGGCTACTCAAACCATCCACCAGAGTTTCTATTGCTAGAAGAGATATATCTTTAAAGAGGAAAACACTCTATTCAGATCCCATGTTGATGGGGGATTCTATTTTTAAGGCTTATAGGGTGGATTAGATACTCTATAGAGGTTAAAATGGCTATTTTAAGCATCACCATGGAGATCGCTTTAGAAGAAGTTCCAATATATGCAGGCGGTCTAGGCGTTCTAGAGGGGGATAAGTTCTACGCAATGGCTAGGAAGGGGCTAGAGTACTATGTGATTACATTATTTCATAGGAATGGCTATGTTGAATATGAATATAGAGATGGCTCTTTCATCGAGAAGGATCAAGAGCCTGTGATATCCCAGATCGAGGGTAAGCTTAAAAAGGAGAAAGAGCTGGCAGTTACCACAAAACTATATGGAGAGATAAGGGTCGAACCACTTGTCTATGAGATGGGGAAGGCTAAGGCGATCTATTTAAAGCCTGTGTATCCTGATAATATAGCATATATAGCTAGAAGGCTATATATAGAGGATTCGCCGGAGCAGGCTATAACTAAATATATAGTCCTCGCTAGATCCTCCGCCCAATATATAAGGGAGAGGATAGGTGTTGATAAAATAGAGTATATAGATCTTCAGGAGAGCAATGCCTCCCTAGCCGCTCTAGCTTTAAAAGAGATTAGAGATCGGGTGAGGCTTGTGATCCATACCCCAGGGCCTTGGGGCCATCCTATGATCCCCGGTGAGATTGTTGGAAAGGAGTTTGAAGTAGATGTTGGGAGCGGGCTTAAGAGGCTAACAGATATAGTTCTAGACCATGTTGAGAGAGGATATGCTGTATCTAGAAAACATCTCGAGACACTCTCAAGAATCTTTCCCCAGCACTATTGGAAGCTGAGCTATGTTAGAAACGGTGTTGATCTTGATAGGTGGAGCCATAAGGAGATAAAATCACTGGCATCCAAGGGTTTAAGGAATATAGGGTTATATGAGTTTAAAAGGGCCAGAGATAGTGCTAGGGAGGATCTAATATCTCTTTTAAGATCTAAGAAGCCTGGGGTCAGAGTTGGAAGAGCTATAGTAGCCTGGGCTAGAAGGATTACTAGGTATAAGAGACCCTATCTTGTTGAGAGGCTTATAGGGGAACTGGGTAGGGAGTTAGATGTAACATTCGTCCTAGCTGGCAAGGCTCATCCACGGGATGGAGATGGTAGGGAGATGATGATGCGATTTAGAAAGCTTCATGAGGAGATGGATAACGTTGTATATATATATGATTATGGCTTAGAAGAGGCAAGAACAATACTAAGCGGTGCAGATCTACTGCTATTCACACCATTTCCAGGGTGGGAGGCCTGTGGTACGAGCTATATGAAGGCTGGGATCAACGGAGTCCCAACTCTATCCTCAAGGGATGGTGGTGTGCTAGAAACAATAATAGATAGATACAATGGATGGTTATTCGGCTTGGAGGTTACACAGTTTATAAATATATATGAAGATACCGCAAGCGTATCTAAAATAGATGAAGAGGACTATAGAGATCTTAGGAAAAAGCTTATAGAGATCCTGAGCATTATAGAGAAGGATTTAGATATATATTTAGAAATATCTCTTAATGCTTTAAAAAGCTTCAGAATATCCTCAGACATATATAGAGCTCTAGAGGAATATGGCTATATTAGGGGAGCCCGGGCTTCATAGAGCATAAGTTTTTCAAATATCTATCCTTAGTTTCATAGAGATCCAATAATTTAGGATTACAGCTGCAAGCCTTGCCCTTTAGGGTAGGGATGAGACCGGCTATATCCTCCTCTTTTATATATCTGGCTTAGTATAGAGTTTGTATTATGGATCTCCAATCAGATCTTTTTAACATCTATCACAACATTGTTTGGTTCATTTATCTTTAATGTGAGAAATAATTCGATATTTAAAGGCGATGGATATGTATTAGATGCTCACTATTTAATAATCTAGTATCTCATTAATTCATATGAGGAGGTGAAGAAGCTATGGCAAGTGAGCAATGGGTTCTCCCAGGAACTATGTTAGGCGTTATTGAAGAATATTTTCCTGGGAGTAATGTGTATGAGCTTAATGGAAAGCTATATTCAAGCGTTATTGGCTCTCCAAAGCTTGATATGGTTAGAAGGGTTGTGTGGGTGGAACCTAGAAGCAAGATCCAGATGCCAACACCTGGCTCGATGGTATATGCGTATGTAATAAGTGTTAGAGATGAATCCTCTCTTCTAAGGATCATCGCTTCAGATCTTAGGAAACCATATAAGCAGGGGTATGCGGGCATCCTACATATATCTCAGGCTAGGCAGGATCCTAGTGAGAGGAGTCTTCTAGATATAATAAGAATCGGAGATCTAGTATATGCTAAGGTTTTATCGAGGAATAATCCATATATCTTATCTTTGAGAGCCCCAAAAGCAGGGGTTGTTCTTACAATGTGCCCGAAATGTGCTAGCTATATGAGACCAAAGGGTGGGAAGCTAGTATGCCCAAGATGCGGGTTTGAGGATAGCAGGAGGATCTCACCACTCTATATAACGATATAGGATGCCTAGTATGCCCAGGCTGGGTTTTTCTGTTTGGAGAGAGGATGCTAAGAGGATCTCGGAGCTGGTTTCTAAACTCATAGAAGCTGGCTATGATCATGTTGAAGTGAGTATCGAAAGCCCAATGGATCTAGAGGATCCTGGGTTATCTCTCATAATAAACACTATCAGGGGTGCAGGTCTCAGCATAGGCTTCCATGCCCCGTGGAAGGAAATATATATAGCATCTCCTGTGGAGGAGATAAGATCTGCTGCCGTTGATGTCATAGCTAAGGTTTTAAGGACTATCCTTAGATTCGAGCCTGAATATTTTGTCCTACACGGCTCTAGCGAGCAGAATATCTGCTCCAAAAACGAAGATCTATGTCTAGCTCAGTTAGGGAAATCCATGGAATCCCTTTTAAAGATATATGGGAACATATATATAGAGACGATTCAAGGTATATGTTGTGGGAAGATCTCGCAGATCTTAAAGCTTATGGAAATATATAGAGAGCTTAGAGCCTGTCTAGACCTAGCACATATAGCTGTGGAAAACATGGTTAAGGGTAAGAATAAATGGCCATCAAGGATAGCTGATGCTCTAAACGAGATCCCAGAATCCGTGGGCAAAAGATCACCATTGATCCATTTACATGGCCTGAAGGGCGGAGATAAGAGGGTGAGGACGCACTATGACTTCTCCTACACGCCTCTAGGGGCTGAGGATATTGCTAGGGCTGCTAGGTTATGGGGTGTTAAATATATAGTTTTCGAGGTATTCTATAGATCAGCAGGCGATCCTATAGAACCATCAGATCTATATGAAGAGATTAAAAAAATGCGAGGATGGCTCTCACTACTAGGAGGCTCAACTTAAAAGTCTCCAAAGACATTGTAGGTGGGAAGGAGTTGGGCGTTCTAGATGCGTTAGCATCTATAGGGGAGTACATACCTGGTGTGCCTAAGCCTGCTGTGAAGCCTAGCCTGGGAATCAGATTTCTATATACCTTCCTAGCTGTTGCTATATACGTATTAATGGCGTCCACCCCTATCTATGGGATCCAGCATACTGCTGGCGCTGCAGCAGCCCTCCCAACAATCGTGCAGATTGTATTCGCATCTTCCCAAGGCACCCTTGCCCAGCTTGGTATAGGGCCTATAGTTACTGCTGGCCTTATAATGCAGATCCTTGTTGGATCTAAACTCATAGATCTAGATCTCTCAAAACCTGAGGGGAGGAGAACATTCACCCTAGCCCAGAAATCCCTCTCACTAATAATAGCCGGTGTAGAGGCTGGAGGCTTCGTGATAGTCGGATCTAACTTCTGGGAGCTCACAGGGCCTAACCCCGTGTTTGATGTTGCCGCGAGCCCCCTGATAAGATTCGTTGTATGGCTGCAGCTCGTAAGTGCAACGCTTATAGTGATTCTCTTGGATGAGATGCTTCAGAAGGGCTGGGGGATAGGGAGTGGGATATCTCTCTTCATACTAACTGGAACCGCTGGCGTTATAGTTAATGATCTCTTCTCGCCCTTCCCAGTATCAACAGGCTCTCAGGAGCCTCTTGGCTTTATACCATATATAACATATAGCTTGATGGGTGGAAGCCTAACCATCGAGAATCTATTTGTTAGATATAACCCAAATCTGGGGTATCTACCCGCTCTTATGGGGCTTCTATCCTTTATAATAATGGCGGTTGTTCTGATCTATCTACAGAGGATGAAGGTATATATCCCAGTAACTACTCAGAGGCTGAGGGGGCTCAAGACAAGGGTGCCTCTACAGTTCCTCTACGTAACCAACATGCCAGTGCTCCTTGTCTCGATACTATTCTCGGATCTCCTGATCTTCAGGGCGATATTAGGTGGAACAGGTGCTAGCAGTATCTTGGATCAGGTGCTTCTCTACCTAACACCTCCCCGGGGATATCTAGAGCTGATAGCTAACCCAACCAGGGTAGCGGTTTACACCGTGATCTTCACCTTGCTAGCCCTCGCATTTGCCTTTATGTGGGTCGAGGTAGCTGGTCTCAACCCATCTGGGCAGGCTGAGAAGATAATACAGTCGGGGCTAGAGATTCCAGGGCTTAGAAGGAATCCCAAGGTGCTAGAGATCCTCCTTGGAAGATATATCTACCCACTAACCCTTCTAAGCACGCTAATAGTTGTTGCTCTAGTTATAATCGCTGATCTAACACTAGCATATGGCTCTGGTGTTGGGATACTGCTATCGATAGGTATAGTTGAGCAGTATTACCTATTGATAGTAAGAGAGAGAGCTATCGAGGCGTATCCAGCGCTTAAGAAGATACTTGGAGAATAATTCAAGAACTTTTTAACCTCCACACATATGATCATATGGATGTGTTTTGGAGAAAACAGCATATGATCAGCTTTACAATGTGATTAGAAGAGGTCATAATAGGAAGGATAGAAAAAGCTCAGCGGTTGAGGAGTACCTCGAGACGATCCACGAGCTTGAGAAGATAATGGGATGGGTCAGAATAAAGGATCTATCGAAGATATTGAATGTGAAACCAAGCAGCGTTACCAAAACAATAAAAAAGCTACACTCAGAAGGCCTAGTTATATATGAAAGATACAGAGGTGTTAGACTTAGCGCATCAGGCATCGAAGCTGTGCACAAGCTTGGAAGAAAACACAAGATCCTAGCGGAGCTCTTAAAAGAAGCAGGCTTAGAAGAGATCGAGGCCCAGGCGGAGGCTGAAAGGCTAGAGCATATCATACCGGATAACCTCATAGAGCGTCTAGAAAGACTTCTCAAGAAATATAGAGAAATAATGAGCATATGTAGAGAAAACCGTGTACAAGGATAAAGCTGGTTATAAGGTATATTTCAATATCATGCAAGTAGTGAAAGAGAAAGATCCATGTAAATCCCCTTTTCTATTAAAATCATAATACACTATCTCTATAAACTCCTATGTTGCTCGGCTCTACTTTTAATTCTCCTACTTAGATCTCTAGCCATATCCTCAACCCTTATATATCTGCCCAGCCCTGTTCTAACCCCTACTACAGTTACTTGAAGCGGCATGTATCCATTCTCCTCTAGGAAGCCTATATCACCTAGTATCTCTTCTACGTCTCCATCTCTCACTATAGATCCATGTTTCATAACAACTACTCTATCAGCTACCTCACCTATCAATTGTAGATCATGTGCTATTAGAATTATTGAGTGGCCCTCCATTACTAGCTTTCTAAGTATTTGGAGCATCTGAAGAGATCTTCTATAATCTATTCCTGCAAAGGGCTCATCCAAGATAATTACGTCTGGCTTGAGAGCCAGCACTGTTGCTATTGCTAGTCTGTGCCTCTCGCCAAAGCTTAGAATATGTGGAGAGAGTGTTAGCGGTTTCCTAAGATCTACTGCCTTTAAGGCATATTCGATTCTTTCATCAATCTCCTCCTTACTATAGCCTAGCTTTTTAAGTCCAGATGCTATTTCATCATATATTGTTGCTGCAAATATCTGTGAATCTGGGTTTTGGAAGACATATCCGACATGCCTAGCTATCTTTGATGTAGGAGTTCTCCTAGTATCCATTCCAAGGACTTTTACAAAGCCTCTATGGGGCTTTAGAAGGCCGTTTAAATGCTTCGCAAGTGTTGTTTTTCCAGCCCCGCTTTCTCCTATTAATCCTATAAACTCTCCTCTCGATATATTTAGGCTAACGTCTTTTAGAGCCCACTCACTTCCTTGGCTATATCTATACCACAGGTTTTTAGCTTCTATTAGTATATCCAAGATGATCACCAAGGATTCTCTTAATAGCATCTATACCTTCACTAACGGTTACGGGGATTCTGTGGATCTCTAAGCCCTCCTCGGCTAGTCTATAGAAGACCTCGCTAATCATGGGAGGTCTAATACCTGTCCTTCTCACGAGATCAGGATCTCCGAAGACTTCTCTAGGATCTCCGAACGCTTCTATTCTACCATTATTCATTATAGCAATCTTATCAGCAACCTCAACAGCCCATTCTATTCTATGCTCGACAACGATCACCGTGATCCTTGCTTCCCTCTTAAGCCTCTCTATTAGGCCTAAGACTCTAGCAGTGCCTATGTGATCCAGCATTGATGTTGGCTCATCGAGGATCAGGATTCTGGGCTTTAGAGCAAGTACAGATGCTATGGCAAGGATCTGTTTTTCACCAGCTGATAGAGATCTTGGAGATTGTCTAGCCTTCCCCTCTAATCCAACATATCTGATCACATCCCAAGCCCTCGCAAGGATCTCTTCCCTCGGAAGACCTAGATTCTCTAGACCCATAATTACCTCCTCGAGCACTGTGGGCATTAGAAGCTGGGAATCTGGGTTTTGAAAGACGAAGCCAACATTTCTCACAATATCCTCAGGACGTAAGTTCAGGATTTCTCTCCCAAGCACCCTTACAGATCCCTTTATCTCTCCTTTAATCATATTTGGTATAATTCCTGCTAATATATAGAGGAGCGTTGATTTACCACATCCAGAAGGCCCCATTATCGCTACAAATTCACCCTCTCTGATATTGATGTTTACACCTCTCAAGACCCAATCCTCTGAGAGTGGGTATCTGAACCATAGATCCTCAATCTCTATTGCATAGCCCAAAGCCATAGCCTCCCTATAGGGGTTTTGGGATAAGGCTATATAGTGAGAAGCCCATTAACCTATAAACGGCTATAGAGGTATATATTGCTATAATCAATATAGATGCTAATGTATCTTTTCTACCCCATTGGAGGGGAAAGGCATAGCTTCTAACCCTCGAATATCCAAAGCCCCTTACCATTAGAGTTATGCTTAGCTCCCATGCAAGGCTCATTATCCTTATGATCAGGGGTATGAAGACAGGGATCATGTTGGAAACCCTTTTAACCGGGTTCTTAGAATCCACCTCTATCCCTCTAGCTTTCTGCACATCCATTATATTTCTGATCTCCGTAACAGCTAGTGTAAGCATTCTAAGTGATAGGAGGAACATAAAGCCAGCTTTATATGGTAGCCCCAGCTTTGTAGATACCTGGATAAGATCGTATGGCTTAACTGTTGAGAGAAAGATTGTCATGGCGATTACTGGATTCACTATTAAGAAGAACTTCCCAGTCCCAACGAGGAGCCCCACATCTGTTATCCTTATACCAGCGAGGGGGAATGTAAAGAGGTACTCCCCAGTATTCTGGTAATAGCTTGCCCATACCAGAATGGCAACTAGGAAGAATATAGAGCTATAGAGGAAAGTTAATAAAAACCTTATCAAAGGAAGTCTAGCGAGGATCATTCCTATAAGCAATGAGATAAAGATCAAGGAAGATACAGAGCCA
It contains:
- a CDS encoding metal-dependent transcriptional regulator — its product is MEKTAYDQLYNVIRRGHNRKDRKSSAVEEYLETIHELEKIMGWVRIKDLSKILNVKPSSVTKTIKKLHSEGLVIYERYRGVRLSASGIEAVHKLGRKHKILAELLKEAGLEEIEAQAEAERLEHIIPDNLIERLERLLKKYREIMSICRENRVQG
- a CDS encoding energy-coupling factor transporter transmembrane component T, with the translated sequence MSELGLYVDRKSLIHSLDPRVKILWFAMVLISSIICQFDGSVSSLIFISLLIGMILARLPLIRFLLTFLYSSIFFLVAILVWASYYQNTGEYLFTFPLAGIRITDVGLLVGTGKFFLIVNPVIAMTIFLSTVKPYDLIQVSTKLGLPYKAGFMFLLSLRMLTLAVTEIRNIMDVQKARGIEVDSKNPVKRVSNMIPVFIPLIIRIMSLAWELSITLMVRGFGYSRVRSYAFPLQWGRKDTLASILIIAIYTSIAVYRLMGFSLYSLIPKPL
- a CDS encoding ATP-binding cassette domain-containing protein, which encodes MGYAIEIEDLWFRYPLSEDWVLRGVNINIREGEFVAIMGPSGCGKSTLLYILAGIIPNMIKGEIKGSVRVLGREILNLRPEDIVRNVGFVFQNPDSQLLMPTVLEEVIMGLENLGLPREEILARAWDVIRYVGLEGKARQSPRSLSAGEKQILAIASVLALKPRILILDEPTSMLDHIGTARVLGLIERLKREARITVIVVEHRIEWAVEVADKIAIMNNGRIEAFGDPREVFGDPDLVRRTGIRPPMISEVFYRLAEEGLEIHRIPVTVSEGIDAIKRILGDHLGYTNRS
- a CDS encoding ABC transporter ATP-binding protein, yielding MDILIEAKNLWYRYSQGSEWALKDVSLNISRGEFIGLIGESGAGKTTLAKHLNGLLKPHRGFVKVLGMDTRRTPTSKIARHVGYVFQNPDSQIFAATIYDEIASGLKKLGYSKEEIDERIEYALKAVDLRKPLTLSPHILSFGERHRLAIATVLALKPDVIILDEPFAGIDYRRSLQMLQILRKLVMEGHSIILIAHDLQLIGEVADRVVVMKHGSIVRDGDVEEILGDIGFLEENGYMPLQVTVVGVRTGLGRYIRVEDMARDLSRRIKSRAEQHRSL